A part of Anabas testudineus chromosome 9, fAnaTes1.2, whole genome shotgun sequence genomic DNA contains:
- the si:dkey-193c22.1 gene encoding alpha/beta hydrolase isoform X2 — MEDFTFSGSHGTRTTETGITFGRRSNKLDLYHPPNVDRTEDAIAPLVVFIYGGAWGSGDRSMYCLLAKQMAEELKATVICPDYCIYPKGNVLGMVQDIADCLVWAQQSGQKLNFDKDNIVLIGHSAGAHLCALTTLFLIDTRDELFIETTKQRDITRAIRGVIGLSGVYNIMDHYEHEQTRAVEYVSSMHKAMNGIENFAYYSPTHFLNKINQDKLNRVPPFTLLHGTNDIIVPVESSTKFSELLNALSVKVSLFLLPRVDHTEMVTDLMAPDRRFYHPIYSCIKTEYRKLLGQPADFPQHHQSSE; from the exons ATGGAAGACTTTACTTTCAGTGGAAGTCATGGTACAAGAACAACAGAAACC GGCATCACATTTGGCCGCCGAAGCAACAAGCTGGACTTGTACCATCCTCCAAATGTAGACAGGACTGAAGATGCGATTGCGCCACTGGTAGTTTTCATATATGGAGGTGCCTGGGGCTCTGGAGACAGATCCATGTACTGTTTGCTGGCCAAGCAGATGGCTGAGGAACTGAAGGCAACTGTCATTTGTCCCGATTACTGCATCTATCCAAAG GGAAATGTTTTAGGGATGGTCCAAGATATTGCTGACTGCTTGGTTTGGGCCCAACAAAGTGGACAGAAGCTCAACTTTGACAAA GACAACATTGTGTTAATTGGACATTCGGCAGGTGCACATTTGTGTGCACTGACCACACTATTCCTCATTGATACAAGAGATGAGCTTTTCATAGAGACCACCAAGCAGAGAGACATCACGCGTGCAATAAGAGGAGTTATTG GTCTAAGCGGTGTGTACAACATCATGGACCATTATGAGCATGAGCAGACCCGGGCAGTTGAATACGTCTCGAGCATGCACAAAGCCATGAATGGAATAGAAAACTTTGCATACTACTCTCCAACACACTTCCTGAACAAGATCAACCAGGACAAACTGAACAG agTGCCTCCATTCACTTTGCTCCATGGAACCAATGACATTATCGTTCCTGTTGAGTCTTCCACAAAGTTCTCTGAGCTTCTCAACGCGCTGTCTGTGAAGGTTTCGCTCTTTCTGCTTCCTAGAGTTGACCACACTGAGATGGTCACTGACCTCATGGCACCAGACAGGCGCTTCTACCACCCAATTTACAGCTGTATTAAAACAGAGTACAGAAAACTTCTGGGACAACCTGCTGACTTCCCACAACATCATCAATCATCAGAATAA
- the si:dkey-193c22.1 gene encoding alpha/beta hydrolase isoform X1 yields MSGIKYHMSVPVAVGVLLVGLPYSISIAVQWVYGWPNNPGYKKYIEALKPRRIYCLTRAVLETLKYLQYGRLYFQWKSWYKNNRNRKQFMKGITFGRRSNKLDLYHPPNVDRTEDAIAPLVVFIYGGAWGSGDRSMYCLLAKQMAEELKATVICPDYCIYPKGNVLGMVQDIADCLVWAQQSGQKLNFDKDNIVLIGHSAGAHLCALTTLFLIDTRDELFIETTKQRDITRAIRGVIGLSGVYNIMDHYEHEQTRAVEYVSSMHKAMNGIENFAYYSPTHFLNKINQDKLNRVPPFTLLHGTNDIIVPVESSTKFSELLNALSVKVSLFLLPRVDHTEMVTDLMAPDRRFYHPIYSCIKTEYRKLLGQPADFPQHHQSSE; encoded by the exons AT GTCAGGCATAAAATACCACATGTCAGTGCCTGTTGCAGTGGGTGTCCTGCTGGTGGGTCTTCCCTACTCCATCTCTATAGCTGTCCAGTGGGTTTATGGCTGGCCCAATAATCCTGGATATAAGAAGTATATAGAAGCACTAAAACCAAG ACGGATTTACTGTTTGACCAGAGCTGTCCTCGAAACTCTCAAATATCTGCAATATGGAAGACTTTACTTTCAGTGGAAGTCATGGTACAAGAACAACAGAAACCGTAAGCAATTTATGAAG GGCATCACATTTGGCCGCCGAAGCAACAAGCTGGACTTGTACCATCCTCCAAATGTAGACAGGACTGAAGATGCGATTGCGCCACTGGTAGTTTTCATATATGGAGGTGCCTGGGGCTCTGGAGACAGATCCATGTACTGTTTGCTGGCCAAGCAGATGGCTGAGGAACTGAAGGCAACTGTCATTTGTCCCGATTACTGCATCTATCCAAAG GGAAATGTTTTAGGGATGGTCCAAGATATTGCTGACTGCTTGGTTTGGGCCCAACAAAGTGGACAGAAGCTCAACTTTGACAAA GACAACATTGTGTTAATTGGACATTCGGCAGGTGCACATTTGTGTGCACTGACCACACTATTCCTCATTGATACAAGAGATGAGCTTTTCATAGAGACCACCAAGCAGAGAGACATCACGCGTGCAATAAGAGGAGTTATTG GTCTAAGCGGTGTGTACAACATCATGGACCATTATGAGCATGAGCAGACCCGGGCAGTTGAATACGTCTCGAGCATGCACAAAGCCATGAATGGAATAGAAAACTTTGCATACTACTCTCCAACACACTTCCTGAACAAGATCAACCAGGACAAACTGAACAG agTGCCTCCATTCACTTTGCTCCATGGAACCAATGACATTATCGTTCCTGTTGAGTCTTCCACAAAGTTCTCTGAGCTTCTCAACGCGCTGTCTGTGAAGGTTTCGCTCTTTCTGCTTCCTAGAGTTGACCACACTGAGATGGTCACTGACCTCATGGCACCAGACAGGCGCTTCTACCACCCAATTTACAGCTGTATTAAAACAGAGTACAGAAAACTTCTGGGACAACCTGCTGACTTCCCACAACATCATCAATCATCAGAATAA